The window TTTTGAAGAAAAAAAACAAATTATAGAAGCCATAGAAAAAGATGTTCGCATACGCGCTGATTTTGAAATTATTTTTGGCGTATCTAGTATTAGGCTAAAGGAAGCACAACATTTAGCAAAAGTAATTGAGACTAAAACAAAAATATCTTCTTTAATGGTTGGTTTCCCTCCATATATAATTCCTACACAGAAAGAATCTCAATATTACGTTGAAAGTATTGATGATTTAACCTCAAAAAATATTATCTTATATAATAATCCTAAAAGAACAGGCTTTGATTTAGAAATATCCACTTGTAAAAGACTTTTTTTATTAAGCAATATTATTGGAATAAAAGAAGCTGGAGATGAAAATAAAATACCTAATTTATTATCTAAACTAAATAAGAGTATTTATATATATGCTGGGGGGGAGTCAAATCTTGAGAGAAAAATTAAGTTAGGATTTAACCGTTTATCCTCAATCATTGGGAATATTTACCCAATAGAAACAAAAAATTATTTCAACAATTTATTAGCTGGAAAAGCTAATACTGAAACAACTGAAAAAATACAAGAATTATGTGATATTTATAATTTGCCTTCTATGAAAAAAATAATAAGTAGTAAAACTAATATTGATATGGGTATATGTCGTTCTCCTATTGGAGTCGACTTTAACTAATGTATATTAAATTTCTCATTAATATTTTATCGTAAAAAAATGTTTATATTGAAATAAAAAAGCCCACTTAAGGGCTTCGGTTAGTTAAATACTTTATACAATAGTAAATTACTTTCATACAATCCACCTATCAGATTACATGATAGATTATGCTCAATACCCCCGATTATGTACTTTCCTGTTGCTAATGGTAGGCTAGTAATTAAATTCACAGGCTTACCTACTTTGTAGCTTGGGTTGAAGTACGTTTTAATTGTCAGATAATAACTAAAGTACATTGGATAGCCGATTAATCCCGTTTCGGGTGAGATAGTAATAACAGGATCACCAGGCTTGTAGTCCTTATCATGTAGCGTTATGGTGTCATACTCAAAAATAACAAGACAACCTACACTATTCGCAATCTCCATTATTTGATTGTATGGGCTACCGCTA is drawn from Orbaceae bacterium BiB and contains these coding sequences:
- a CDS encoding dihydrodipicolinate synthase family protein encodes the protein MRLQQNYHIAIPTAFTIDEKLNIQSTLDYIISLQNIGIKSVLVSGSTGEQHSLTFEEKKQIIEAIEKDVRIRADFEIIFGVSSIRLKEAQHLAKVIETKTKISSLMVGFPPYIIPTQKESQYYVESIDDLTSKNIILYNNPKRTGFDLEISTCKRLFLLSNIIGIKEAGDENKIPNLLSKLNKSIYIYAGGESNLERKIKLGFNRLSSIIGNIYPIETKNYFNNLLAGKANTETTEKIQELCDIYNLPSMKKIISSKTNIDMGICRSPIGVDFN